A region from the Drosophila ananassae strain 14024-0371.13 chromosome 2L, ASM1763931v2, whole genome shotgun sequence genome encodes:
- the LOC6501401 gene encoding putative odorant receptor 83c — protein MSKPVSTNPANRFCDLTKYINSWTDLLGVDILDPVLKFNYRTWTTIFAIINFTVFTLYSMSDNGGDWLVSLKASLMMGGLLHGLGKFLTCIVKQKEMRSLTLFTQSIYAEYEKRDISYCSTLDTNIDRIQRIMKGIGYGYVVTNFLMVFTPLAMLVYNDSRMTVMMYEIPGLPIHKTFGYALTFLIQLVTICVRGFGFYAGDLFVMLGLTQILTFSDILNLKIKDLNSVLSLKAEKRVLLPVGAPIEGEEERQRLLIEMIKWHQLFTDYCRSVNKLYNPLITTQVLAMAYEIMASFCINLNGFHSPSAINFVLAAYCMSVYCVMGTKIEFAYDEAYENICNVSWYELSGEQRKIFGMILRESQSPQNIKLLGVWSLSVRTALQIIKLIYSASMLMTGGD, from the exons ATGAGCAAGCCTGTGTCAACAAATCCCGCAAATCGCTTTTGCGATCTAACCAAGTATATTAACAGTTGGACAGACTTGCTGGGCGTGGATATTCTGGACCCAGTATTGAAATTTAACTATCGCACTTGGACCACGATCTTCGCGATTATTAATTTTACGGTCTTCACCTTATACTCGATGTCAGATAACGGAGGTGACTGGTTAGTCAGCCTAAAAGCCAGTCTTATGATGGGAGGATTATTGCACGGGCTCGGAAAATTTCTGACCTGCATAGTGAAGCAAAAAGAAATGCGCAGTCTGACATTGTTTACCCAAAGTATTTATGCTGAGTACGAGAAAAGGGATATCTCCTATTGCTCTACCTTAGATACAAATATCGACCGAATACAAAGAATTATGAAAGGAATCGGATATGGGTATGTGGTAACTAATTTTCTGATGGTTTTTACCCCACTAGCAATGTTAGTCTACAATGACTCCCGGATGACTGTGATGATGTATGAGATACCTGGCTTGCCGATTCATAAAACTTTTGGATATGCTCTTACATTCTTGATCCAATTG GTCACAATTTGTGTTAGAGGATTTGGATTTTACGCCGGCGATTTGTTTGTGATGCTTGGATTGACTCAAATTTTAACCTTTTCTGACATCCTTAACCTCAAAATAAAGGACTTGAATTCTGTCTTAAGTCTTAAAGCGGAGAAAAGAGTTCTGCTGCCAGTGGGTGCACCAATTGAAGGCGAAGAAGAGCGTCAGAGGTTGCTTATTGAAATGATAAAATGGCATCAGCTATTCACCGA CTATTGCCGATCAGTGAATAAACTATACAATCCCTTAATTACCACTCAAGTTCTGGCCATGGCTTATGAAATAATGGCCAGTTTTTGCATTAACTTAAATGGTTTTCACTCACCATCTGCAATTAATTTTGTTCTGGCCGCCTATTGCATGTCAGTCTATTGCGTAATGGGGACTAAAATCGAATTTGCT TACGATGAGGCTTACGAGAACATTTGCAATGTTTCCTGGTATGAATTGTCTGGGGAGCAGAGAAAGATTTTTGGCATGATTCTGCGAGAATCGCAGAGTCCTCAAAATATTAAACTTCTAGGTGTGTGGTCCTTGTCCGTAAGAACAGCTCTGCAG ATTATAAAACTAATTTATAGCGCATCTATGCTTATGACAGGAGGcgattaa
- the LOC6501403 gene encoding uncharacterized protein LOC6501403, giving the protein MDFDDDDEVITPHYARKFKVPSDPMLLAEYELFNPTSATLNLHSEHNREIFAEAFIEGDLDTLEHLCVKSLAKLGTRGLAPILLETPELMRVFYDSLDVELPLRECYVIDDQRFWRRVVLSKTLDKTLHLKRLNEFDWKSEGVSRKFVELLEDCPVNIEPETKLARLAGKVWEYVNSMHVRRLQALPDYKFNKFLDSEPDQDITSSSSDEETISSDEPDTDLGLDGEEGEEEDSVIKVQEIQFWRTSSIDDECSGRRAERRKRNAARQAARDLIAQKRQEHEGRKQKLFAAREALANPPPKPKKKKKKKTPPIQDVFNIPVEPEPEDDEDTKPDQRNKTLMLNRIKRYNYPDEHCHHIDLGLVRIFGNLVSFTLEFLGPPHVQNYHNRLIKFSYGDMVRLGRGLRCLSCLKTFRLRNSSIDARKLQILARSLRVMDSLEELDFGYDLMPDDCHEAIRYLLDRPVMFRMLQLEYNKLGSNTAGVLSKALTQEDQEGVLEYLGLAHNPLNETALHTLFQGIIGSPHVLALNISGIVGSKGTGSMGREIGYLLRNHPPLLSLEMASINIGVSQGYLLLRSLEQNQKVLHVDCRECDLDIDQEFEADIIVRRNNYILKNMHHGENLCAVVKDRRHPIVQRIEDYNAARKECCLNRPPLLPPTVEIAPPVVEEKKEEEERDIWAILGINIKPTVPVDTAEERKTVEPRSSVWLPPFVYEPNSFDLEQFRESVYLPGPGNRFFYLQKNKMP; this is encoded by the exons ATGGACTTCGATGATGATGACGAGGTGATTACACCACATTATGCTCGGAAGTTTAAGGTTCCAAGTGACCCCATGCTCTTGGCCGAATATGAGCTTTTTAATCCTACTTCGGCTACTTTGAACCTGCACAGCGAACACAACCGCGAGATTTTTGCGGAGGCCTTCATCGAAGGTGACTTGGATACCCTGGAGCACCTGTGCGTGAAAAGCTTGGCCAAGTTGGGAACTCGGGGCTTGGCgccaattttgttggagaCTCCGGAGCTAATGCGAGTGTTCTACGACTCtctcgacgtggagttgccCCTGAG GGAATGCTATGTGATCGACGACCAGCGCTTTTGGCGACGTGTGGTACTCAGCAAGACGCTGGACAAAACCCTGCACTTGAAGCGTTTGAACGAGTTCGACTGGAAATCGGAGGGGGTCAGCCGGAAGTTCGTAGAACTTTTGGAGGACTGTCCAGTAAACATAGAACCGGAAACAAAGCTTGCCCGACTGGCGGGCAAGGTATGGGAATACGTCAACTCCATGCATGTTCGAAGGTTGCAGGCACTTCCGGATTACAAGTTCAATAAGTTTCTGGACAGTGAACCCGATCAGGACATAACCTCTTCCTCATCGGATGAGGAGACAATCTCTAGCGACGAACCGGATACAGACTTAGGATTGGACGGAGAAGAAGGTGAAGAGGAAGATAGCGTTATTAAGGTGCAGGAAATTCAATTCTGGCGGACGAGCAGCATAGATGACGAATGCAGCGGCCGCCGTGCGGAGCGACGGAAAAGAAATGCTGCCCGTCAGGCAGCCCGAGATCTGATCGCACAGAAACGGCAGGAACATGAGGGTCGCAAACAAAAGCTCTTTGCAGCCCGGGAAGCTTTAGCCAATCCTCCGCCGAAacctaagaagaagaaaaagaaaaagacgcCGCCCATACAGGATGTATTCAATATTCCAGTCGAGCCTGAACCGGAGGACGATGAGGACACAAAGCCAGATCAGCGAAACAAGACGTTGATGCTTAACAGGATCAAGCGATATAACTATCCCGACGAGCACTGTCACCACATTGACTTGGGACTTGTGAGGATCTTTGGGAATCTGGTGTCCTTTACCTTGGAGTTTTTGGGACCACCACATGTTCAGAATTATCACAATCGCCTCATAAAGTTCTCATACGGCGACATGGTGCGCCTTGGACGAGGACTGCGCTGCTTATCCTGCCTCAAAACTTTCAGGCTTCGAAATTCTAGCATCGATGCTCGGAAACTTCAAATCCTGGCACGCAGCCTGCGAGTAATGGACTCTCTGGAGGAGTTAGACTTTGGCTACGACCTGATGCCGGACGACTGCCATGAGGCAATACGATACTTGTTGGATCGACCAGTTATGTTCCGAATGCTTCAACTCGAGTACAACAAACTCGGCTCTAATACAGCGGGAGTGTTAAGCAAGGCCTTGACCCAGGAAGACCAAGAAGGTGTTTTGGAATATCTGGGCTTGGCCCACAACCCTCTGAACGAGACAGCTCTGCACACGCTCTTCCAGGGCATTATCGGTTCACCGCACGTCCTGGCCCTGAACATTTCTGGGATCGTCGGGAGCAAGGGCACAGGTTCCATGGGCAGAGAAATCGGATATTTGCTGCGAAATCATCCGCCGCTCTTAAGTCTGGAAATGGCATCAATCAATATCGGTGTCTCTCAGGGATATCTGCTTTTAAGGAGCTTGGAGCAAAATCAAAAG GTTTTACATGTGGATTGCCGAGAGTGCGACTTGGATATCGACCAAGAGTTCGAGGCAGACATAATAGTGCGGCGCAACAATTAcatattgaaaaatatgcatcaTGGGGAAAACCTGTGCGCCGTTGTCAAGGATCGACGCCATCCGATTGTCCAACGGATCGAGGACTACAATGCTGCCAGAAAGGAGTGCTGTCTGAATCGACCGCCCCTATTACCTCCCACCGTGGAAATAGCACCGCCAGTGGTCGAAgagaagaaggaggaggaggagcgcgACATCTGGGCCATTCTGGGGATAAATATCAAGCCGACAGTGCCTGTAGATACAGCGGAGGAGCGGAAGACCGTCGAACCACGTTCTTCCGTCTGGTTGCCACCCTTCGTTTACGAGCCCAACTCCTTTGATCTGGAGCAGTTTCGAGAGTCCGTGTATTTGCCAGGTCCTGGAAATCGATTTTTCTACCTGCAGAAGAACAAAATGCCCTAA
- the LOC6501400 gene encoding protein obstructor-E isoform X1, giving the protein MKKFLVVFVALFGAAVAQSSFKCPDDFGFYPHDTSCDKYWKCDNGVSELKTCGNGLAFDATDTKYLTENCDYLHNVDCGDRTELEPPITTPHCARLYGIFPDENKCDVFWNCWNGEPSRYQCSPGLAYDRDARVCMWADQVPECKNEEVANGFSCPAAGELANAGSFSRHAHPEDCRKYYICLEGVAREYGCPIGTVFKIGDSDGTGNCEDPEDVPGCEDYYGDLDLKSIRKSELLAGLNSEGRTKGAPKTKAASSS; this is encoded by the exons CTGTGGCCCAAAGTAGCTTTAAATGCCCTGATGATTTCGGATTCTATCCACATGATACATCCTGTGACAAATATTGGAAGTGCGACAATGGCGTCTCTGAGCTGAAGACCTGTGGTAATGGTCTGGCCTTCGATGCCACAGACACCAAATACCTCACCGAGAACTGCGACTATCTGCACAATGTTGACTGCGGTGATCGCACAGAGTTGG AGCCCCCAATCACCACTCCCCACTGCGCCCGCCTTTACGGCATCTTCCCCGATGAGAACAAGTGCGACGTGTTCTGGAACTGTTGGAACGGCGAGCCCTCCAGGTACCAGTGCTCTCCCGGATTGGCCTACGATCGCGATGCCCGCGTCTGCATGTGGGCCGATCAGGTTCCAGAGTGCAAGAACGAAG AGGTTGCCAACGGATTCTCCTGCCCTGCCGCCGGTGAGCTGGCCAACGCTGGCTCTTTCTCGCGTCACGCCCACCCCGAAGACTGCCGCAAGTACTACATCTGCCTGGAGGGCGTGGCCCGCGAGTACGGCTGCCCCATCGGCACAGTTTTCAAGATTGGTGACAGCGATGGCACTGGAAACTGCGAGGATCCCGAGGATGTTCCCGGATG CGAGGACTACTACGGCGATCTGGATTTGAAGAGCATCCGCAAGAGCGAGCTTCTAGCTGGATTGAACAGTGAAGGTCGCACTAAGGGCGCGCCCAAAACCAAAGCTGCCTCTTCCTCATAA
- the LOC6501400 gene encoding protein obstructor-E isoform X2, translated as MKKFLVVFVALFGAAVAQSSFKCPDDFGFYPHDTSCDKYWKCDNGVSELKTCGNGLAFDATDTKYLTENCDYLHNVDCGDRTELEPPITTPHCARLYGIFPDENKCDVFWNCWNGEPSRYQCSPGLAYDRDARVCMWADQVPECKNEEVANGFSCPAAGELANAGSFSRHAHPEDCRKYYICLEGVAREYGCPIGTVFKIGDSDGTGNCEDPEDVPGCEDYYGDVDLKALKKLGY; from the exons CTGTGGCCCAAAGTAGCTTTAAATGCCCTGATGATTTCGGATTCTATCCACATGATACATCCTGTGACAAATATTGGAAGTGCGACAATGGCGTCTCTGAGCTGAAGACCTGTGGTAATGGTCTGGCCTTCGATGCCACAGACACCAAATACCTCACCGAGAACTGCGACTATCTGCACAATGTTGACTGCGGTGATCGCACAGAGTTGG AGCCCCCAATCACCACTCCCCACTGCGCCCGCCTTTACGGCATCTTCCCCGATGAGAACAAGTGCGACGTGTTCTGGAACTGTTGGAACGGCGAGCCCTCCAGGTACCAGTGCTCTCCCGGATTGGCCTACGATCGCGATGCCCGCGTCTGCATGTGGGCCGATCAGGTTCCAGAGTGCAAGAACGAAG AGGTTGCCAACGGATTCTCCTGCCCTGCCGCCGGTGAGCTGGCCAACGCTGGCTCTTTCTCGCGTCACGCCCACCCCGAAGACTGCCGCAAGTACTACATCTGCCTGGAGGGCGTGGCCCGCGAGTACGGCTGCCCCATCGGCACAGTTTTCAAGATTGGTGACAGCGATGGCACTGGAAACTGCGAGGATCCCGAGGATGTTCCCGGATG CGAGGATTACTATGGCGATGTAGACCTGAAGGCTTTGAAAAAATTGGgctattaa